In Cellvibrio polysaccharolyticus, a genomic segment contains:
- a CDS encoding IS110 family RNA-guided transposase, with the protein MSEHVAVIGVDLAKNVFQVCAASGSGKRLINKKITRAKLLDFFVNLPPCLVGMEACSSAHHWARQIQKLGHHVKLIPPQFVKPYVKSNKNDAADADAICEAVTRPTMRFVAIKSEEQQALLLLHRDRKGLVGERSAIANRLRASLAEFGLIVPVGIHKLRAWLQQDYGAYEETLPVMMRLHAQRLAGRLRQIDQHIDEIEHEIKRYNPDIELTKRLQEVPGIGPLTASALVATIKDGSSFKSGREFSAWLGLVPRQHSSGGKDRLLGISKRGDTYLRTLFIHGARAVIKHMNPRRSMTPWIAELMRRRHRNVVIVALANKLARIAWALMSKGKSYDEAFGF; encoded by the coding sequence ATGAGCGAACATGTTGCTGTGATCGGGGTTGATCTTGCAAAGAATGTATTTCAGGTTTGTGCTGCCAGTGGTTCAGGTAAAAGGTTAATTAATAAAAAAATAACCCGAGCAAAATTATTAGATTTTTTTGTTAACCTGCCGCCCTGTCTGGTGGGCATGGAAGCGTGCAGCAGCGCCCATCATTGGGCAAGGCAAATACAAAAGCTGGGTCACCATGTGAAGTTAATACCACCTCAATTTGTAAAGCCTTACGTAAAAAGCAATAAAAATGACGCAGCAGATGCGGACGCAATTTGTGAGGCTGTGACCCGGCCTACCATGCGTTTTGTTGCCATAAAGTCCGAGGAACAGCAAGCACTGCTATTGCTCCATCGGGATAGAAAGGGGTTGGTGGGGGAGAGATCTGCAATAGCCAATCGACTCAGGGCGTCTTTGGCTGAGTTTGGCTTGATTGTTCCCGTTGGTATACACAAGTTGAGAGCCTGGTTGCAACAGGATTATGGTGCCTACGAAGAGACCCTTCCCGTGATGATGAGGCTCCATGCGCAACGATTGGCTGGCAGGCTAAGGCAAATTGATCAGCACATTGATGAAATCGAACACGAGATAAAGCGCTACAACCCGGATATAGAGCTTACGAAACGGTTACAAGAAGTTCCAGGTATAGGTCCTTTAACTGCGTCGGCATTGGTGGCGACTATCAAAGACGGCAGCAGTTTCAAGAGTGGAAGGGAGTTTTCAGCGTGGCTTGGTCTTGTTCCCCGCCAGCATTCCAGTGGAGGAAAAGATCGCCTGCTGGGCATCAGTAAACGAGGCGATACCTATTTGAGAACGCTTTTTATTCATGGTGCAAGAGCAGTTATCAAACATATGAATCCCAGGCGATCTATGACTCCCTGGATCGCAGAGTTAATGAGGCGTCGTCACCGGAATGTAGTTATTGTTGCTTTGGCAAACAAGCTGGCTCGTATTGCCTGGGCACTGATGAGCAAAGGCAAAAGTTACGATGAAGCGTTTGGATTTTAA